GTTGCTGCAGCTGGACGGCGGCCGTATCGAGCTGCGGGAGAAGGTGCGGACGGCGTCCAAGGCCATCGCCCGCCTGGAGGAGATCGTCGCCGAGCAGGCGGGCGGCGCGCAGGTCGACATCGCGGTTCACCATCTGGCCGCACCCGACCGGGCAGCGGCCCTCGCGGACCGGTTGCGGGTGCGGGTGCCGGGACTGGCCGAGCTGCACGTGAGCGAGATCGGTGCGGTGATCGGGGCGCACACCGGGCCCGGGCTGCTGGGAGTGGTTGTCTCGCCTCGGTGAGGGGCCCCTGCGGGGGTGTTGCGCGGAGCGCTGTCGCGGCGCTCTGTTGGGGGATTCCGCCTGCGCGCAGCACTCGTGTGGGTGACAGAGTTATCCACAACCGGCTGGGTATCCACCGGAATTGAGCAAGATCATCGCGAGTGTGGTGGTTTGCTCCATCCTCGGCGCATGGCACTTCGATCACGTTCACACGCGACCACTCCGACCAGCGGCCCGGGCCGCGGCCCGATGTCCGACGGCCGTGTCCGGCACGGTCATCGCCGTCCCCGCAGCAGGGCCCGACAGCATCAGGCGTCGGCCGACGAGATCCGTCGACGGGCGGAGGTGCTTTTCGGCGAACAGGTACTGGAACGAAGGGAGTCGGGGAACGGGCCGCCGGGTGGTGAGCGGGATGCGGGGGCGATGGCGGGCGGGGAGCGGGCGCGGTTCCCCGGGCCGGCGGCAGGGCGTGGGGTTTCCGGCGGGGTCGGGGTCAGGGGCGAGGGCATGGGCGCTGGCGTCGACGGGGACACCCTCGTTGCGGCTGCCGTCGCGGACAGCGGTGTCGGGGCTGACGGCGGTGCCGCGAGCGGTCCGGCCGCCGGGGCTTGGCAGGAGCGGGCCGGGCTTGCGCTGCGGGAGCGGATGCCCGTGTGGCTGCAAGTGCGGTGCGGTCTGGAGCGGCGGAGCGTGGTGGCGCTCACGGTGGTGCTGGCCGCTGCCGCGGCGCTCGCCGTGCAGCACTTCTGGACAGGGCGTGCCCAGCCTGTTCGGGCGCCGGAGGTGGTGCGGGCGGCGGCTCCTTTCGCGGCGGCGCGTACGGACGGCGCGGCCGGTCCCCGGGGCGTCGCGGGAACGGCCGGGGCCCAGATCGTGGTGGACGTCGGCGGCAAGGTGCGTGAGCCCGGGGTTCACCGGCTGCCGGCCGGCTCCAGGGTCGCCGACGCCCTCCGGGCCGCGGGCGGGGTGCGGCCCGGTACGAAGACCGACGGGCTCAACCGCGCGCGGTTCCTCGTGGACGGCGAACAGGTGGTGGTCGGCGGGGCCGTGCCTGTCGTACCCGGGGCGGTCATGGGCGGTGTGACCGGCTCGGGCGGCGGGGGAGCGGGTGGCTCCGTGGGCGGGACGGGGGCCGGACCGGCGGCGCCTGTTTCGTTGAACACCGCCACCACGGATCAGCTCGACACCCTGCCGGGGGTCGGCCCGGTGCTGGCGCAGCACATCATCGACTACCGCACCCAGCACGGTGGATACCGTTCCGTGGACGAACTGCGCGACGTGAACGGCATCGGTGATCCGACGTTCTAACATTAACCTATGGACATAAGGCCAACAAGTGCCGTACTGCTCGTTCGAATCAGCTACCGCAAGGCTGAGGAGGAGGCCGAGGAGTCCGCGGCTGAGAGCGAGGAGAAGCCGCGCCGTGCGGAGTTCTCCAAGGGCATCGGTCGGCAGGAGGAAGACGGCCGCGCCCTCGCCGAACGGCTCGGCTGGAAGATCGCCCGAGTGATCCCCGAGGACGACACGTCTGCCTTCAAGCGCCGCAAGATCAAGCTCCCCGACGGCACGACCGCGCTGCGTACGGTCCGGCCCGGCTTCCGCGCGGCCCTCGATAGCCTCGCCTCGGGGGAGTACGACGGATTGATCGCCGACGACCTTGACCGGGTTGCCCGTGACCCTCGTGACCTTGAAGATCTCATCGACGTAGTGGAGTCCCGGCGCCCCCGCATCCCCGTGGAGTCGGTCACCGGCTCCCTTCGGTTGGCGAACGACGCCGATATCACCGTGGCTCGCATCATGTGCGCGGTCGCCAACAAGAGTTCCCGAGACACCGCGCGCCGGGTTACCCGCAAACACGAGGAACTGGCCGCCGAGGGTAGGCCTCCTGGGGGCGGGTACCGGGGCTACGGCTTCACTGCTGTCGGGCACGAGCCTGTCGAGGAAGAAGCCGCGATCATCCGCGAGATCGCGGACCGCGTCCTCGGCGAGTGGGACGGCTGGACCCATGACCAGCGGTCCAAGATCGATACTGAGATGGGTGAGAGTCTTAACTCCATCGCCGATGGCCTGGAGCGGCGCAAGGTGCCCACTGTCACGGGCGCGCCCTGGTCGGACCGTTCGGTGAGGTCTGTGGTCACGAAGCCGTCCGTGGCGGGACTGCGCGAGTACCGAGACGAAATCGTTGGCAAGGCTGTATGGGATCCGATCATCTCCGAGGAGAAGTGGGAACAGGTCTGCGCCCGTCTCGCGAGCCGTGCCCGTAGCGTTGACCTGACCCTGCAGCGGTGGCTGACCGGAGTCCTGCGCTGCTCGCGCTGCCACCACATGCTGATGGGCTGGAACGGCAATGGCGGCCGGCGGTATTGGTGCGCGACGCCACATGGCGGCTGCGGGAAGATCGCAGTGAAGGCCGCGTTCGCCGAGGACGAGGTGGAGCGGCAGGTTCTCGAACTTCTGGGAAAGCCCCGCGTTCTTGAGCAGTTGCGGACTGTCGCCGATACGGAGGCAACGGACGAGACCCGCGCCGAACTGGCTGAGGATGAGGCGCAGTTGAAGCAGATGGCGGGTATGTACGCCCGCCGGGAGATCACGTTCCCGGAGTACAAAGAAGCGCGCGGGATCATCGAGCAGCGGATCAAGGAGTCACGGGCGCTGCTGACGTCGAGGGTGCCTCGGGTCCTGCGGCGCCTGCTCTTGGGTGATGTGGCGCAGGGGTGGGAGCACCTCGCTCCTGTCGACCGGCGAGAGGTTGTACTTGCCCTGGTGCCCGGGTACGACGTGCTGCCGCACGATCGGTCCAAAGGGAACAAGTTCGACCCCGCCAGGCTGG
The DNA window shown above is from Streptomyces sp. NBC_01451 and carries:
- a CDS encoding recombinase family protein, whose translation is MDIRPTSAVLLVRISYRKAEEEAEESAAESEEKPRRAEFSKGIGRQEEDGRALAERLGWKIARVIPEDDTSAFKRRKIKLPDGTTALRTVRPGFRAALDSLASGEYDGLIADDLDRVARDPRDLEDLIDVVESRRPRIPVESVTGSLRLANDADITVARIMCAVANKSSRDTARRVTRKHEELAAEGRPPGGGYRGYGFTAVGHEPVEEEAAIIREIADRVLGEWDGWTHDQRSKIDTEMGESLNSIADGLERRKVPTVTGAPWSDRSVRSVVTKPSVAGLREYRDEIVGKAVWDPIISEEKWEQVCARLASRARSVDLTLQRWLTGVLRCSRCHHMLMGWNGNGGRRYWCATPHGGCGKIAVKAAFAEDEVERQVLELLGKPRVLEQLRTVADTEATDETRAELAEDEAQLKQMAGMYARREITFPEYKEARGIIEQRIKESRALLTSRVPRVLRRLLLGDVAQGWEHLAPVDRREVVLALVPGYDVLPHDRSKGNKFDPARLVPVD
- a CDS encoding helix-hairpin-helix domain-containing protein gives rise to the protein MALRSRSHATTPTSGPGRGPMSDGRVRHGHRRPRSRARQHQASADEIRRRAEVLFGEQVLERRESGNGPPGGERDAGAMAGGERARFPGPAAGRGVSGGVGVRGEGMGAGVDGDTLVAAAVADSGVGADGGAASGPAAGAWQERAGLALRERMPVWLQVRCGLERRSVVALTVVLAAAAALAVQHFWTGRAQPVRAPEVVRAAAPFAAARTDGAAGPRGVAGTAGAQIVVDVGGKVREPGVHRLPAGSRVADALRAAGGVRPGTKTDGLNRARFLVDGEQVVVGGAVPVVPGAVMGGVTGSGGGGAGGSVGGTGAGPAAPVSLNTATTDQLDTLPGVGPVLAQHIIDYRTQHGGYRSVDELRDVNGIGDPTF